One genomic window of Malaciobacter molluscorum LMG 25693 includes the following:
- a CDS encoding DUF234 domain-containing protein, with product MQTAVNYFAVFGGLDIKVDTTKPLGTLITRHILKEYDKIQKDIENITNNDSIYHKLLSGIALGDGRVSTTFKRADLEFDFDYNSMLDLEEMGLIKKIEPIVLFTGQEKLSEKNNKFIFTTAFLRFWFAFISPLYRGISKNSYDEFFEKFGNHQMQFMDLIFEQLCQEYIKEFYKDDIKSIGSFWNESNDEIQIVAKTKDDKTIVTLCKYNNQKIKTKQLHSFLDSCESLNVNPDIVVLFSKEGFSTELKAQKSEQLRLFTVKSLKALIL from the coding sequence ATGCAAACAGCAGTAAATTATTTTGCAGTATTTGGTGGACTTGATATAAAGGTTGATACAACAAAACCACTAGGAACATTAATAACAAGGCATATTTTAAAAGAGTATGACAAGATACAAAAAGATATAGAAAACATAACAAATAATGACTCTATTTATCATAAGTTATTATCAGGTATTGCTTTGGGGGATGGAAGAGTTTCTACTACATTTAAAAGAGCAGATTTGGAGTTTGATTTTGATTATAATTCGATGCTTGATTTAGAAGAAATGGGATTAATAAAAAAAATAGAACCAATTGTTCTTTTTACTGGACAAGAAAAATTGAGTGAGAAGAATAATAAATTTATTTTTACAACTGCTTTTTTAAGATTTTGGTTTGCTTTTATTTCACCTTTATATAGAGGTATTTCTAAAAATAGTTATGATGAATTTTTTGAAAAGTTTGGTAATCATCAAATGCAATTTATGGATTTGATTTTTGAACAACTTTGCCAAGAGTATATTAAAGAATTTTATAAAGATGATATTAAATCTATTGGAAGCTTTTGGAATGAATCAAATGATGAAATTCAAATAGTTGCTAAAACAAAAGATGATAAAACAATAGTTACTTTATGTAAATATAATAATCAAAAAATAAAAACAAAACAATTGCATTCATTTTTAGATAGTTGTGAATCTTTAAATGTAAATCCAGATATTGTTGTACTTTTTTCAAAAGAGGGTTTTTCAACTGAGTTAAAAGCTCAAAAATCAGAACAATTAAGACTATTTACTGTTAAGAGTTTAAAAGCTTTAATTTTATAG
- a CDS encoding YaiI/YqxD family protein encodes MTLYIDGDAFPNLLKPIVFKAINKLKIKTCVIANKKIDIGKSSLISYLVVNQGADEADNKIVELLKCDDLVITADIPLANRVIEKKAHAIDHRGELYTEDNIKQYLAIRNLMQDIRDSGEVTKGPAPFTQKDAQSFANQLNMFFQKYRANI; translated from the coding sequence ATGACTTTATATATTGATGGCGATGCTTTTCCTAATTTATTAAAACCAATTGTTTTTAAAGCAATAAATAAATTAAAAATTAAAACTTGTGTTATTGCTAATAAAAAAATAGATATAGGTAAATCTTCATTGATTAGCTACTTAGTAGTGAATCAAGGTGCAGATGAGGCTGATAATAAAATTGTCGAATTATTAAAATGTGATGATTTAGTAATAACAGCTGATATTCCACTAGCAAATAGGGTAATAGAGAAAAAAGCACATGCAATTGATCATAGAGGAGAGTTATATACTGAAGATAATATAAAACAATATCTTGCAATTAGAAATCTAATGCAAGACATAAGAGATAGTGGTGAAGTTACAAAAGGACCAGCACCATTTACACAAAAAGATGCACAAAGTTTTGCAAATCAGTTAAATATGTTTTTTCAAAAATATCGTGCAAATATATAA
- a CDS encoding YwbE family protein gives MDNKKRFDIKQGQIVNIVLKKDQRSGKLTKGVVKDILTNSAFHPHGIKVRLQDGQVGRVQEIL, from the coding sequence ATGGATAATAAAAAAAGATTTGATATTAAACAAGGACAAATTGTAAATATTGTTTTAAAAAAAGACCAAAGAAGTGGAAAACTTACAAAAGGTGTAGTTAAAGATATTTTAACTAATTCAGCTTTTCATCCTCATGGAATAAAAGTAAGATTGCAAGATGGTCAAGTAGGTAGAGTTCAGGAAATTTTATGA
- a CDS encoding methyltransferase domain-containing protein: protein MHDFSNKPMFEIYNTLLTQLEQKKQISFLALNPDIKDGVYAGEKLILDNQEFTYRSLYSFIDLASILNCKMLLPKCIDEKLIEITFKKLNKQKSFHEDENSNEKYGVTSSFSRINKNEEPDFLLNYISCLKNVKIGKRKRVLNLGVNSGSEFEVIKNLCENFEDLELVGIDYSKTAIKYAKKRFDNNSNVSFYAWDINNLDELNLGQFDLIISIGTLQSSNLNFNETLMNIVQKYLKKDAAMILGFPNCRWYDGVMAYGAIPKNYSYPEMSILYKDAIFCKKYLQQKKFRVTLTGKNYIFLTATSIRK from the coding sequence ATGCACGACTTTTCAAATAAACCTATGTTTGAAATATATAATACCTTACTTACTCAATTAGAACAAAAAAAACAAATAAGTTTTTTGGCACTAAATCCAGATATAAAAGATGGAGTTTATGCAGGAGAAAAACTTATTTTAGATAATCAGGAGTTTACATACAGAAGTTTGTATTCTTTTATAGATTTAGCTTCAATTCTTAATTGTAAAATGTTATTACCAAAATGTATAGATGAAAAGCTAATAGAAATAACTTTTAAGAAATTAAATAAACAAAAATCTTTTCATGAAGACGAAAATAGTAATGAAAAATATGGAGTTACGTCTTCTTTTTCAAGAATTAATAAGAATGAAGAACCTGATTTTTTATTAAATTATATAAGTTGTTTGAAAAATGTGAAAATAGGAAAAAGAAAAAGAGTTTTAAATCTTGGGGTAAATAGTGGTAGTGAATTTGAAGTAATCAAAAACTTATGTGAAAATTTTGAAGATTTAGAACTTGTAGGAATTGATTATAGTAAAACAGCAATAAAGTATGCTAAAAAAAGATTTGATAATAATAGTAATGTAAGTTTTTATGCATGGGATATAAATAACTTGGATGAACTAAATTTAGGTCAATTTGATTTAATTATTTCTATTGGAACTTTACAAAGTTCAAATTTGAATTTTAATGAAACTTTGATGAATATTGTTCAAAAATATTTAAAAAAAGATGCAGCAATGATTCTTGGATTTCCCAATTGTAGATGGTATGATGGTGTAATGGCTTATGGTGCAATACCAAAAAATTATTCATATCCTGAAATGTCTATTTTATACAAAGATGCAATTTTTTGTAAAAAGTATCTCCAACAAAAAAAATTTAGAGTTACTTTAACTGGTAAAAACTATATATTTTTAACGGCTACATCAATTAGAAAGTAA
- a CDS encoding arylamine N-acetyltransferase family protein, with protein MEIEKILKRIEIFDKPSKINISLDNLTKLQEAYILNVPYENLDFVFKKEFSVNILKIYEKIVCNYRGGICYESNTLFMYLLKNLGFDVQMIFAKVEDITYIGADYPHLALLVTIDNKQYLVDVANGQNVRVPLCLNEDKIVKSEDIEYKLKKINEEEFALMFNHKYKGWQTRYIFTKEKKSVSDFSGIFENTKNYKQFSNYAPLLVTKALENGRVTLTDDTMTYKKDDHKRVWEISLENRAEVLRDYFNIEI; from the coding sequence ATGGAAATAGAAAAAATATTAAAAAGAATAGAAATTTTTGATAAACCTTCAAAAATAAATATTAGTTTAGATAATCTAACAAAACTACAAGAAGCTTATATATTAAATGTACCATATGAAAATCTTGATTTTGTTTTTAAAAAAGAATTTTCTGTAAATATTCTAAAAATTTATGAAAAAATTGTTTGTAATTATCGTGGTGGAATCTGTTATGAATCAAATACTTTATTTATGTATTTATTAAAAAACTTAGGTTTTGATGTACAAATGATATTTGCAAAAGTAGAAGATATTACTTATATTGGTGCAGATTATCCACATTTAGCACTTTTAGTTACTATTGATAATAAACAATATTTAGTTGATGTAGCAAACGGACAAAATGTTAGAGTTCCTCTTTGTTTAAATGAAGATAAAATTGTAAAAAGTGAAGATATTGAATATAAATTGAAAAAGATAAATGAAGAAGAGTTTGCTCTTATGTTTAATCATAAGTATAAAGGTTGGCAAACAAGATATATTTTTACAAAAGAGAAAAAAAGTGTTAGTGATTTTTCTGGTATATTTGAAAATACTAAAAATTATAAACAGTTCTCAAATTATGCTCCTTTATTAGTTACTAAAGCTTTAGAAAATGGAAGAGTAACTTTAACTGATGATACTATGACTTATAAAAAAGATGATCATAAGAGAGTCTGGGAAATTAGTTTAGAAAATAGAGCAGAGGTGTTAAGAGATTATTTTAATATTGAAATATAG
- a CDS encoding energy-coupling factor ABC transporter ATP-binding protein: MSCSITLKKISYKNENRQLFSNIDLNVGHQEKVAIIGANGVGKSTLLKIIAGLKDSYEGELQLFHNPILSKKEYNKFRSDVGYLPQDVNDYFLCPIVIEDVMFNLRAKGMNKEEAYHKAILILENLGISHLKSRVILELSGGEQKIVALAGILITQPKILLLDEPTNALDFNTEKRIIDILNSIKKSMIIVSHHKSFIEKLAPTVYKLEKSGLEKI; this comes from the coding sequence ATGAGTTGTTCAATAACATTAAAAAAGATTTCATATAAAAATGAAAATCGACAACTTTTTTCAAATATTGACTTAAATGTTGGTCATCAAGAAAAAGTTGCAATTATTGGTGCAAATGGAGTAGGGAAAAGTACATTATTGAAAATTATTGCGGGATTAAAAGATTCTTATGAAGGAGAACTTCAATTATTTCATAATCCAATACTTTCAAAAAAAGAGTACAACAAATTTAGAAGTGATGTTGGTTATTTACCTCAAGATGTAAATGATTATTTTTTATGCCCAATTGTTATCGAAGATGTAATGTTTAATTTAAGAGCAAAAGGTATGAATAAAGAAGAAGCATATCATAAAGCAATATTAATATTAGAAAATCTAGGTATATCTCATTTAAAAAGTAGAGTTATTCTTGAATTAAGCGGAGGAGAACAAAAAATTGTTGCATTAGCTGGTATTTTAATTACTCAACCTAAAATTTTATTATTAGATGAACCTACAAATGCACTTGATTTTAATACTGAAAAAAGAATTATAGATATATTAAATTCGATAAAGAAATCAATGATTATTGTCTCTCACCATAAAAGCTTTATAGAAAAATTAGCACCCACTGTTTATAAATTAGAAAAAAGTGGTTTAGAAAAAATTTAA
- a CDS encoding energy-coupling factor transporter transmembrane component T family protein — protein sequence MIFSPAISLVCAFLFSSVVSFTSYEIYYLFPIALILFYNKSHILKIFKTLVFLNSFILALSIVLYLENQPYEALNIFIRTNMIILFNISIFYNSKGYDIVRGFNLLKFPDSFISTTYFTLKMIDNLTNDFKNIKSTLRARGFKAKTNLFTYYTFGNILGMLFIKSIRKSYKLKESFVARGFNKKIYLNDEFMITNKDKILIFLIFLIIVIKVIL from the coding sequence GTGATATTTTCTCCTGCAATCTCTTTAGTTTGTGCATTTTTATTTTCAAGTGTAGTAAGTTTCACCTCTTATGAAATTTACTACTTATTTCCAATTGCTTTAATTCTATTTTATAATAAATCACATATTTTAAAAATTTTCAAAACATTAGTTTTTTTAAACTCTTTTATTTTAGCATTGAGTATAGTTCTTTATTTAGAAAATCAACCTTATGAAGCTTTAAATATATTTATTAGAACAAATATGATTATTTTATTTAATATTTCAATTTTTTATAATTCAAAAGGCTATGATATTGTAAGGGGTTTTAATCTTTTGAAATTTCCAGATAGTTTTATATCTACAACATATTTCACTTTAAAAATGATTGATAATCTTACAAATGATTTTAAAAATATAAAAAGTACACTAAGAGCAAGAGGATTTAAAGCAAAAACAAATCTTTTTACATATTATACTTTTGGAAATATATTAGGAATGCTTTTTATAAAATCAATAAGAAAATCATATAAATTAAAAGAATCATTTGTTGCTAGAGGATTTAATAAAAAAATATATTTAAATGATGAATTTATGATTACAAATAAAGATAAAATTTTAATATTTTTAATCTTCTTAATTATTGTTATAAAGGTTATATTATGA
- the cbiM gene encoding cobalt transporter CbiM: MHISDGVLSVQVATTLGVVSIGMCAYSLKKIKNKDISLCAAMSALFFIASFIHIPLGPTQIHLILVGVIGAFLGSMSFLPISIALILQATLLGYGGLTSLGANIIVMALPAYLTYIILKLGILKRFSQKIKFFMIGFLGVFFATILLALVLLFAKSEYAIASYAVIAANIPAMILEGIITLFLLMYIKKSMPSLLKEYNI, encoded by the coding sequence ATGCATATATCAGATGGAGTTCTAAGCGTACAAGTAGCCACGACATTAGGTGTTGTATCTATTGGTATGTGTGCATATTCATTAAAAAAGATTAAAAATAAAGATATATCCTTGTGTGCAGCAATGAGTGCACTTTTTTTTATTGCTTCTTTTATTCATATTCCTTTGGGCCCTACACAAATTCATCTTATTTTAGTCGGAGTAATTGGTGCATTTTTAGGAAGTATGAGTTTTTTACCTATTTCTATTGCTTTGATATTACAAGCTACTCTTTTAGGATATGGAGGACTTACTTCTTTGGGTGCAAATATAATAGTAATGGCTTTACCTGCTTATTTAACTTACATTATATTAAAATTAGGAATTTTAAAAAGATTTTCTCAAAAGATTAAATTTTTTATGATAGGTTTTTTAGGTGTGTTTTTTGCAACTATTTTGCTTGCATTAGTTTTATTATTTGCCAAAAGTGAATATGCAATTGCATCATATGCTGTAATTGCTGCAAATATTCCTGCGATGATATTAGAAGGAATAATTACTCTATTTTTACTAATGTATATAAAAAAATCTATGCCAAGTTTATTAAAAGAGTATAATATATGA
- a CDS encoding DUF4198 domain-containing protein, whose amino-acid sequence MKKILVLLSSIVIFANAHFLMMTPSTDNVTNKKEANLEIKSMFIHPFEQNGMKMVKPVGIYVNNKKNSLPLKSFTKFNHQAWKTNYKIKRPGVYKFFTIPQPYFEPAEAKFISHVPKVIVSAYGLEEGWDEPIGLKYEIVPMSKPFGLYSGNIFTGKVLHDGKPAINVEVEVELYNEFKLKAPTDSHITQVVKTDENGNFSFVMNHKGWWGFAALIEEGTKIHEGKKYPIENGALLWIKAY is encoded by the coding sequence ATGAAAAAAATATTAGTTCTTCTTTCATCTATTGTTATTTTTGCAAATGCACACTTTCTTATGATGACACCTAGTACAGATAATGTGACAAATAAAAAAGAAGCGAATTTAGAAATAAAATCAATGTTTATTCATCCCTTTGAACAAAATGGTATGAAAATGGTAAAACCAGTTGGTATTTATGTAAATAATAAAAAAAATTCTTTACCTTTAAAAAGTTTTACAAAATTTAATCACCAAGCATGGAAAACTAACTATAAAATAAAAAGACCTGGTGTTTATAAATTCTTTACTATTCCTCAACCATATTTTGAACCAGCAGAAGCAAAGTTTATTTCTCATGTACCAAAAGTAATAGTTAGTGCTTATGGTTTAGAAGAGGGATGGGATGAACCTATTGGATTAAAATATGAAATTGTTCCAATGTCAAAACCTTTTGGTTTATATTCAGGAAATATTTTTACTGGAAAAGTTTTGCATGATGGAAAACCAGCTATAAATGTTGAGGTAGAAGTTGAATTATATAATGAATTTAAATTAAAAGCACCAACAGATTCTCATATAACACAAGTTGTAAAAACAGATGAAAATGGAAACTTCTCTTTTGTTATGAATCATAAAGGTTGGTGGGGATTTGCAGCATTGATTGAAGAGGGAACAAAAATACATGAAGGTAAAAAATATCCTATTGAAAATGGTGCTTTGCTTTGGATAAAAGCTTATTAA
- a CDS encoding 4Fe-4S dicluster domain-containing protein gives MAVRITDECISCEACASECPVAAILEEGNEKNPNEDFFYVKPESCVECVDHADSPRCAEACPTEGAIVWDMPYTEEFNEYYALRNEEGIYKIREHKKKGLMLPIVKSQKFNESISIAQRQEAQFVQEF, from the coding sequence ATGGCAGTTAGAATTACTGATGAGTGTATTAGTTGTGAAGCTTGTGCAAGTGAATGTCCTGTTGCAGCGATTTTAGAAGAAGGAAATGAAAAAAATCCTAATGAAGATTTTTTTTATGTAAAACCTGAAAGTTGTGTAGAATGTGTTGATCATGCAGACTCTCCAAGGTGTGCAGAAGCCTGTCCAACTGAAGGTGCAATAGTATGGGATATGCCTTATACTGAAGAGTTTAATGAATATTATGCTTTAAGAAATGAAGAAGGTATTTATAAAATAAGAGAACATAAGAAAAAAGGTTTAATGTTACCTATTGTTAAGTCTCAAAAATTTAATGAATCTATATCTATCGCACAAAGGCAAGAAGCTCAATTTGTTCAAGAATTTTAA
- the clpX gene encoding ATP-dependent Clp protease ATP-binding subunit ClpX — MNSSCDFCGKKIKEVKKIFSSENAHICDECICMCFNVLGKESFKEYKQQFQKGLNVPISIKEHLDDYVIGQDDAKKVLAVALYNHYKRIDKPMVKNVELEKSNIMLIGPTGSGKTLLAKSLAKIMDVPFAIADATALTEAGYVGEDVESILSRLLAAADFDIEKAKRGIVYIDEIDKIANKSESATSGRDVSGEGVQQGLLKILEGADVYVPVKGSRKNSSAETILFDTTHVLFICGGAFVGIRKDKEKDKSAVMGFLNENSKNEYYKEIESKELISFGLIPEFIGRIPVIAELNKLSKDDLVRVLKEPKNAIIKQYEILFELDGVELKFEDDALDEIAQIAVQKDVGARGLRGIIEKFMFPLQYIIPSDNKVQTCIITRDYIKGNSEVKLINIKQKVKRAKQVKYNEINK; from the coding sequence ATGAATAGTTCTTGTGATTTTTGTGGCAAAAAGATCAAAGAGGTCAAAAAGATTTTTAGTAGTGAAAATGCACATATTTGTGATGAATGTATTTGCATGTGTTTTAATGTATTGGGAAAAGAGTCTTTTAAAGAGTATAAACAACAGTTTCAAAAAGGTTTAAATGTTCCAATAAGTATAAAAGAACATTTAGATGATTATGTTATTGGTCAAGATGATGCAAAAAAAGTTTTGGCAGTTGCACTTTATAATCATTATAAAAGAATTGATAAACCTATGGTAAAAAATGTTGAACTTGAAAAATCAAATATTATGTTAATTGGTCCAACAGGCTCAGGTAAGACTTTACTTGCAAAATCTTTAGCAAAAATAATGGATGTACCTTTTGCAATAGCTGATGCAACTGCATTAACTGAAGCTGGATATGTAGGAGAAGATGTTGAATCAATTCTTTCAAGACTTTTAGCTGCTGCTGATTTTGATATAGAAAAAGCAAAAAGAGGAATTGTATATATTGATGAAATAGATAAAATAGCAAATAAAAGTGAAAGTGCCACAAGTGGTAGAGATGTAAGTGGTGAAGGAGTACAACAAGGTTTACTTAAAATTTTGGAGGGTGCTGATGTTTATGTACCTGTAAAAGGAAGTAGAAAAAATTCAAGTGCTGAAACTATACTATTTGATACAACTCATGTGCTTTTTATTTGTGGTGGAGCTTTTGTTGGAATTAGAAAAGATAAAGAGAAAGATAAATCTGCTGTTATGGGATTTTTAAATGAAAACTCAAAAAATGAATATTATAAAGAAATAGAATCAAAAGAGTTAATATCTTTTGGATTAATACCTGAATTTATAGGAAGAATACCTGTTATTGCAGAGCTTAATAAATTATCCAAAGATGATTTAGTAAGAGTTTTAAAAGAACCTAAAAATGCGATTATTAAACAGTATGAAATACTATTTGAATTAGATGGAGTTGAGTTAAAATTTGAAGATGATGCTTTAGATGAAATTGCTCAAATTGCAGTGCAAAAAGATGTAGGAGCTAGAGGACTTAGAGGAATTATCGAAAAATTTATGTTCCCTTTACAGTATATAATTCCATCAGATAATAAAGTACAAACTTGTATTATTACTAGAGATTATATAAAAGGTAATAGTGAAGTGAAATTAATAAATATAAAACAAAAAGTAAAAAGAGCAAAACAAGTTAAATATAATGAGATAAATAAATAG
- a CDS encoding SIR2 family protein: MKELIKKLKTGEIIPFLGMGVFEKTLTKDGKKLPYDSDSMILALNNNRAMSPRLMYEYTRAAMSLEQRKGREFIVQMTNHIYTSTKYDIPSVYKWLEKIKPKYVIDTNLDDSLQKIYSSVNHFLITGISRITADYDRYIIYKFDVISKTYTKIDKEELNLDLPILFKPMGSIKPDMNFVISDADFVDWLTEAMGGYAVPEVLKEFRKGKQYIFFGVDFSRDTFRMVANEITLGLDGGFVLLNKEELSKKEDKFIKTHNLENIDMGIDEFINSYE, from the coding sequence ATGAAAGAATTAATTAAAAAGTTAAAAACTGGGGAAATTATTCCTTTTTTAGGAATGGGTGTTTTTGAAAAAACACTTACAAAAGATGGAAAAAAATTACCTTATGATAGTGATTCCATGATATTAGCTTTAAATAATAATAGAGCTATGAGTCCAAGGTTAATGTATGAATATACAAGAGCTGCAATGAGTTTAGAACAAAGAAAAGGGCGGGAATTTATTGTTCAAATGACAAATCATATATACACTTCTACAAAGTATGATATACCATCTGTATATAAATGGCTTGAAAAGATTAAACCTAAATATGTAATTGATACAAATTTAGATGATAGTTTGCAAAAAATTTATTCTAGTGTAAATCATTTTTTAATAACTGGTATTTCTAGAATTACTGCTGATTATGATAGATATATTATTTACAAATTTGATGTTATCTCAAAAACTTATACAAAAATAGATAAAGAAGAGTTAAATTTAGACTTGCCAATTTTATTTAAACCAATGGGTTCAATAAAACCTGATATGAATTTTGTAATTTCAGATGCAGATTTTGTGGACTGGTTAACTGAAGCTATGGGTGGATATGCAGTTCCTGAAGTATTAAAAGAGTTTAGAAAAGGAAAACAGTATATCTTTTTTGGAGTTGATTTTTCAAGAGATACTTTTAGAATGGTTGCTAATGAAATTACATTGGGGTTAGATGGTGGATTTGTTTTATTAAATAAAGAAGAATTAAGTAAAAAAGAGGATAAATTTATTAAAACTCATAATTTAGAAAATATAGATATGGGTATTGATGAGTTTATAAATAGTTATGAATAG
- a CDS encoding sigma 54-interacting transcriptional regulator, protein MALFDKTACMSCLTLKELTTLYDIASVISNHYDLETSLEKSMKILKNSLHLTNCSVHLLEEDNYLNVFASVELSTIQKKLSSYKLGEGVTGLAAESKEPVVVENIHNDSLFLNKSGKRDLNNLSYVAVPLMIEDKTIGVLGATLTKTTEIGFEDCVRILTIVSSIFAQSIYSYLLNKKEKERLKELKLYYKMEWDSKVHNFGDIIGDSPKMKQVFNAIQRIAQSDVTVLIRGETGTGKELVAAAIHKRSKRKDEPFIKLNCAAITDSLLESELFGHEKGAFTDAKETRKGRFELADGGTLFLDEIGDISASAQVKLLRVLQEREFERVGGNKTIKVNVRLIAATNRNLEKMVKDGDFREDLYYRLNVIPIDLPALRQRGDDIKQLVEFFLEKAIKNHKKNVQITPEAMDVLSIYPWPGNVRELENTIERVVLLGNEEGGVSKHDMLLLLPALNDDNLKKEYSSIQVSDKRIDVFEKEAIENALIKNNLNQEIAAKELGLTFEQINEKIKEYGILQ, encoded by the coding sequence ATGGCACTTTTTGATAAAACAGCATGTATGAGTTGTCTTACATTAAAAGAATTAACAACACTTTATGATATTGCTTCAGTAATATCAAACCATTATGATTTAGAGACTTCTTTAGAAAAATCTATGAAGATATTAAAAAATTCTCTACATTTAACAAACTGTTCTGTTCATCTTCTTGAAGAAGATAATTATTTAAATGTATTTGCTTCTGTTGAGTTAAGTACAATTCAAAAGAAATTATCATCTTATAAATTGGGTGAAGGTGTGACTGGTTTAGCAGCTGAATCTAAAGAACCAGTTGTTGTAGAAAATATTCATAATGATTCTTTGTTTTTAAATAAATCTGGAAAAAGAGATTTAAATAACTTATCTTATGTTGCAGTTCCTTTAATGATAGAAGATAAAACAATAGGTGTTTTAGGAGCTACTTTAACAAAAACAACAGAGATAGGTTTTGAAGACTGTGTTAGGATTTTAACTATTGTATCTTCAATATTTGCACAATCAATTTATTCATATTTATTAAATAAAAAAGAAAAAGAGAGATTAAAAGAATTAAAACTTTATTATAAAATGGAGTGGGATTCTAAAGTTCATAATTTTGGAGATATTATTGGTGATAGCCCTAAAATGAAACAAGTATTTAATGCTATTCAAAGAATTGCCCAATCTGATGTAACTGTATTAATTCGTGGAGAAACAGGGACTGGAAAAGAGCTTGTTGCAGCTGCAATTCATAAAAGAAGTAAAAGAAAAGATGAACCTTTTATTAAATTAAATTGTGCGGCAATAACAGATAGCTTACTTGAAAGTGAGCTATTTGGACATGAAAAGGGTGCATTTACAGATGCAAAAGAGACAAGAAAAGGAAGATTTGAATTAGCAGATGGGGGAACACTATTTTTAGATGAAATTGGTGATATCTCAGCTTCAGCACAAGTGAAATTATTAAGAGTATTACAAGAAAGAGAGTTTGAACGAGTTGGTGGGAATAAAACAATAAAAGTAAATGTAAGACTAATTGCAGCAACAAATAGGAATTTAGAAAAAATGGTTAAAGACGGCGATTTTAGAGAGGATTTATATTATAGATTAAATGTAATACCGATTGATTTACCTGCATTAAGACAAAGAGGTGATGATATAAAACAGTTAGTAGAGTTTTTTTTAGAAAAAGCCATTAAAAATCATAAGAAAAATGTACAAATTACTCCAGAAGCTATGGATGTTTTATCTATTTATCCTTGGCCTGGAAATGTAAGAGAATTAGAAAATACTATAGAAAGAGTTGTTCTTTTAGGAAATGAAGAAGGTGGTGTTAGTAAACACGATATGCTTTTGCTACTACCTGCTTTAAATGATGATAATTTAAAAAAAGAGTATAGTTCAATACAAGTTAGTGATAAAAGAATTGATGTATTTGAAAAAGAAGCAATTGAAAATGCATTGATTAAAAATAATCTAAATCAAGAAATAGCAGCAAAAGAGTTAGGGCTTACTTTTGAACAAATAAATGAAAAAATAAAAGAGTATGGAATTTTACAATGA
- the nifT gene encoding putative nitrogen fixation protein NifT gives MAKVMLREQEGKIFFYFAKKDMEETIESLQFDEQSNWGGEVELSNGEIWWIKPGIKKLPKEEICKKIKNSN, from the coding sequence ATGGCAAAAGTAATGTTACGAGAACAAGAAGGAAAAATATTTTTTTATTTTGCAAAAAAAGATATGGAAGAGACAATTGAATCATTACAGTTTGATGAACAGAGTAATTGGGGTGGAGAAGTAGAATTATCAAATGGAGAAATTTGGTGGATAAAACCTGGAATTAAAAAATTACCAAAAGAAGAGATCTGTAAAAAGATAAAAAATTCTAACTAA